AATGTGCATCGTGGATTGCCGCGCCGCGTCCGACTTGCCCTTGTAATCGTCGTCAAAGGTCGCCGGGATAGGCACTTCGACATTCTCGAACTGCTTGCGATGCTTCTCGTCCGGCTGCCAGTTCCGATGCGGCGCTTTGTGGTGGTACATCAGAAAGAAGGGCTTGTCCTGCGGGCGCTTCTGCATAAATTCCAGCGACAGGTCGGTGATGATGTCGGTGGCGTAGCCGGGATATTTTTTGCGCTGTCCCATCTCAATCATCATCGGATCGAAATACGCGCCCTGACCGGGCAGTATGTTCCAGTAATCAAAGCCCGCCGGTTTGCCCTCGTCAGGCCGTTGCGGATCGTTGCCGCCCAAATGCCACTTGCCGATCATCCCGGTGTAATACCCGGCTTGTTGCATGTACTTCGACAGCAACGGCTGCGTGTTGTCTATGTGATTGAAGACAGGCACGCCGTTGATGTGCGCGTATTTGCCCGTCAGGATGGCGGCGCGGCTGGGCGTACAAATCGAATTGGTGACGAAGCAGTTCTCGAACTTCATCCCCTCTTTCGCCAGCCGGTCAATGTTGGGTGTCTGAATCAGCTTGCTGCCATAGGCGCTGATCGCATGCGCGGCGTGGTCATCGGTCATGATGAAGATGATGTTGGGCTGCTGCGTGGCCGTGCGTTGCGATTGAGCTTGGCTTAGCGGCAGACCCAGCAGCAGCAAGGACAGTCCGAGCAGTAGGGAACGAGTAAAGGTTTTCATAGGTGACTCCTAAATGGTGTGATAGACAGAAATGATCGGCTCAATGCCTGTTTCTTTTTGTCATGACGAACCGAACTTCCTCTTCGTGCCCATTCTGCCTTCTCAATTCAACATTCTACATTCCTGGCAGGACGCAGCAACGGCCACTCGTACTTCTGGCTAAGAATGCAGAATGTTGAATTGAGAAGGCAGAATGAGCGCGCTTTGGTCAATGCAAATACCGCTAATCCGCAACCTACTTCTCGTCTTTCTTGTTCAAGCCCCAAAGGTCTTTCATCG
This Acidobacteriota bacterium DNA region includes the following protein-coding sequences:
- a CDS encoding sulfatase, which produces MKTFTRSLLLGLSLLLLGLPLSQAQSQRTATQQPNIIFIMTDDHAAHAISAYGSKLIQTPNIDRLAKEGMKFENCFVTNSICTPSRAAILTGKYAHINGVPVFNHIDNTQPLLSKYMQQAGYYTGMIGKWHLGGNDPQRPDEGKPAGFDYWNILPGQGAYFDPMMIEMGQRKKYPGYATDIITDLSLEFMQKRPQDKPFFLMYHHKAPHRNWQPDEKHRKQFENVEVPIPATFDDDYKGKSDAARQSTMHIDVDLNESDLKMKPPEGLSGAALKRWKYQRYMRDYLACVASVDDNIGRVLDWLDKSGLAKNTIVIYTSDQGFFLGEHNFFDKRFMYEESLRMPFLIRWPNKIKAGSVSKGMILNVDFAPMMLDAAGEKVPADMQGRSFLPLLTGRMPRDWRTSMYYRYYHPLHHNVAAHYGVRTQRYKLIFFNKLNQWELYDLQKDPGEMHNLYSDPAYTKIVEELKRELQRLKKELKDEDQFQDKLPADDVG